Proteins encoded within one genomic window of Bos indicus x Bos taurus breed Angus x Brahman F1 hybrid chromosome 18, Bos_hybrid_MaternalHap_v2.0, whole genome shotgun sequence:
- the LOC113876516 gene encoding galectin-10-like isoform X4 has protein sequence MVKIMGNLESSCGKNPELVVDFCTGIEEDSDIAFHFRVYTNSMVVMNSFQEGGWQEEKRMFSDPFMPGQPFELRFLVLENEYKVFVNNESFCQFAHRLPLQSVKMLKVKGDTVLTSVDTF, from the exons GAAGAACCCAGAGCTTGTGGTGGATTTCTGCACGGGTATTGAGGAAGACAGCGACATTGCATTCCATTTCCGAGTCTACACGAACAGCATGGTGGTGATGAACAGTTTCCAGGAAGGGggatggcaggaggaaaagagaatgtTTTCTGACCCTTTCATGCCAGGCCAGCCATTTGAGCTTCGATTCTTGGTGCTGGAGAATGAATACAAG GTGTTTGTGAATAACGAGTCCTTCTGCCAGTTTGCCCACCGCCTGCCCCTACAGTCTGTGAAAATGCTGAAGGTGAAGGGAGATACTGTGCTGACTTCAGTGGATACATTTTAA